Proteins encoded together in one Sulfitobacter pontiacus window:
- the mtaB gene encoding tRNA (N(6)-L-threonylcarbamoyladenosine(37)-C(2))-methylthiotransferase MtaB — translation MSAPIFSNHGCRLNAYETEAMKELAEQAGLKDAVIVNTCAVTAEAVRKARQDIRKLRKANPDARLIVTGCAAQTEPETFTKMAEVDAVIGNTEKMVGATWQGLAADFIGETEALQVDDIMSVTETAGHLIDGFGTRSRAYVQVQNGCDHRCTFCIIPYGRGNSRSVPAGVVVDQIKRLVDKGFNEVVLTGVDLTSWGADLPATPKLGDLVMRILRLVPDLPRLRISSIDSIEVDENLMQAIATEPRLMPHLHLSLQHGDDMILKRMKRRHLRDDAIRFAQEARKLRPDMTFGADIIAGFPTETDAMFENSLKLVTDCDLTWLHVFPYSAREGTPAARMPAVNGTLIKERAAQLRAAGDAQVARHLAAQQGRAHQVLMESPTMGRTEQFTETHFATPQTEGAIISATITGQNAGHLLAV, via the coding sequence ATGAGCGCCCCGATCTTCTCGAATCACGGCTGCCGCCTGAACGCCTATGAGACCGAAGCGATGAAGGAACTTGCCGAACAGGCTGGCCTGAAAGACGCGGTTATCGTCAACACCTGCGCCGTCACCGCCGAGGCCGTGCGCAAGGCGCGTCAGGACATTCGCAAGCTGCGTAAGGCCAACCCCGACGCGCGTTTGATCGTCACCGGCTGCGCCGCCCAGACCGAACCAGAAACCTTTACCAAGATGGCAGAGGTCGACGCGGTGATCGGCAACACCGAAAAGATGGTGGGCGCGACGTGGCAGGGATTGGCCGCTGATTTCATCGGCGAGACAGAGGCGCTTCAGGTCGATGACATCATGTCGGTGACCGAAACGGCGGGGCATCTCATTGACGGTTTCGGCACGCGCAGCCGGGCCTATGTGCAGGTCCAAAACGGCTGCGATCACCGTTGTACCTTCTGCATCATCCCTTATGGCCGCGGCAATTCCCGCTCGGTTCCTGCGGGGGTCGTGGTGGATCAGATCAAGCGGCTGGTCGACAAGGGCTTTAACGAAGTCGTTCTGACCGGCGTCGATCTAACCAGTTGGGGTGCGGACCTTCCCGCGACGCCCAAGCTCGGGGATCTGGTGATGCGCATCCTGCGGCTGGTGCCCGACCTGCCACGCCTGCGCATCAGCTCCATCGATTCGATCGAGGTGGACGAGAACCTGATGCAGGCCATCGCCACCGAGCCCCGCTTGATGCCGCACCTGCATCTGTCCTTGCAACACGGCGACGACATGATCCTGAAACGGATGAAGCGCCGCCACCTGCGCGACGATGCGATCCGTTTTGCCCAAGAGGCCCGCAAACTGCGTCCCGACATGACCTTTGGGGCCGATATCATCGCCGGCTTCCCCACCGAAACCGACGCGATGTTCGAAAACTCGCTCAAACTGGTGACGGACTGCGATCTGACATGGCTGCATGTCTTCCCCTATTCGGCGCGCGAAGGCACGCCCGCTGCAAGGATGCCAGCAGTGAACGGCACGCTCATCAAGGAACGCGCGGCGCAGCTGCGTGCTGCGGGTGACGCGCAGGTCGCGCGCCATTTGGCGGCCCAACAAGGTCGCGCCCATCAGGTGTTGATGGAAAGCCCCACCATGGGCCGTACCGAACAATTCACCGAAACCCATTTTGCCACCCCCCAGACCGAGGGCGCGATCATTTCGGCCACGATCACCGGCCAGAACGCAGGGCATCTGCTGGCTGTGTGA
- a CDS encoding response regulator — protein sequence MNEADAHLLIVDDDERIRTLLQKFLMRHGFLVTSARDAAHARRILAGLDFDLIVLDVMMPGEDGLSLTRSLREDMQTPILLLTAKGETGNRIEGLEAGADDYLAKPFEPKELLLRINAILRRMPDTRVADTAPKVLSMGPIRYDIERGELWQGDDLVRLTATEIQLMRIFAAQPGAALSRSKLVEELGRDRGQAQERAVDVQITRLRRKIEDNPKQPRYLQTVRGAGYMLAPD from the coding sequence GTGAACGAGGCCGACGCACATCTGCTGATCGTCGACGACGACGAACGTATTCGCACGCTGCTGCAGAAGTTCCTGATGCGGCACGGGTTCCTTGTGACCTCGGCCCGCGATGCCGCCCATGCGCGGCGTATTCTGGCGGGGCTGGATTTCGACCTGATCGTGCTGGATGTGATGATGCCGGGCGAGGATGGTCTAAGCCTGACCCGCAGCCTGCGCGAAGACATGCAAACGCCGATCCTGCTGCTGACCGCCAAGGGCGAGACGGGCAACCGGATCGAAGGGCTGGAAGCGGGGGCGGATGATTACCTTGCCAAACCGTTCGAACCCAAAGAGCTGCTGTTGCGGATCAACGCGATCCTGCGGCGTATGCCCGACACTCGTGTGGCTGATACCGCGCCCAAGGTGCTGTCGATGGGGCCGATCCGCTATGACATCGAACGCGGAGAGCTGTGGCAGGGCGACGATCTGGTGCGGCTGACCGCCACCGAAATCCAGCTGATGCGCATTTTCGCGGCCCAACCGGGTGCCGCGCTGAGCCGGTCAAAACTGGTGGAGGAACTGGGCCGTGACCGCGGGCAGGCGCAGGAACGTGCTGTCGATGTGCAGATCACCCGTTTGCGCCGCAAGATCGAAGACAATCCCAAACAGCCCCGCTATCTGCAAACCGTGCGCGGCGCGGGCTATATGCTGGCCCCCGACTGA
- a CDS encoding putative quinol monooxygenase, whose protein sequence is MSEIIEWVLEMDVRDGQGDNVQPLLEEMVQAAEADEPRTLHSEFYMSDDRRTCTVLERYADNAAVMAHFAQFGGRFADRFTELFMPVRLTVYGPATAAVMSVLAGYGGVRLDRVAGFHR, encoded by the coding sequence ATGAGCGAAATTATCGAATGGGTCCTTGAGATGGACGTGCGGGACGGTCAGGGCGACAATGTCCAACCGTTGCTTGAAGAAATGGTACAGGCTGCAGAGGCAGACGAACCGCGCACACTGCATAGCGAATTCTACATGTCCGACGACCGACGCACCTGCACTGTGCTGGAACGTTATGCGGACAACGCAGCCGTGATGGCGCATTTTGCGCAGTTCGGTGGCCGCTTTGCTGACCGGTTTACAGAGCTGTTTATGCCGGTGCGTTTAACCGTCTACGGCCCTGCCACCGCCGCGGTGATGTCGGTGCTTGCGGGCTATGGCGGTGTGCGGCTTGACCGCGTGGCAGGGTTTCACCGTTAA
- a CDS encoding 6,7-dimethyl-8-ribityllumazine synthase, which translates to MTHTRYAFVKARWHADIVDRAYDGFSETIPASQIDVVDVPGAFEMPLMAQTLAKSGKYDAVICAAFVVDGGIYRHDFVATAVVDGLMRVGLDTGVPVLSVSLTPHHYQETDHHNAIYRAHFVEKGREAASAALGIVAARQLLDA; encoded by the coding sequence ATGACACACACCCGCTACGCCTTTGTAAAAGCACGCTGGCACGCCGATATTGTAGATCGTGCCTATGACGGGTTTTCCGAAACCATCCCCGCAAGCCAGATTGATGTTGTCGATGTCCCCGGCGCGTTCGAGATGCCGCTGATGGCGCAGACCCTCGCCAAATCCGGCAAATACGATGCGGTGATCTGCGCGGCCTTCGTGGTCGATGGCGGCATCTACCGGCATGATTTCGTGGCGACAGCCGTGGTTGACGGGTTGATGCGCGTAGGCCTTGATACGGGCGTGCCCGTCCTCTCGGTGTCGCTGACGCCGCACCATTATCAGGAAACCGACCACCACAATGCGATCTACCGCGCGCATTTCGTCGAAAAGGGCCGCGAGGCCGCTTCGGCAGCGCTTGGCATCGTCGCGGCGCGTCAACTGCTTGACGCCTAG
- the petA gene encoding ubiquinol-cytochrome c reductase iron-sulfur subunit, which translates to MSQAEDHAGTRRDFLYYATAGTGAVAVGAAVWPLVNQLNPSADVKALSSIRVDVSAVEPGTQLTVKWLGKPVFIRRRTEEEIAKARDVEMSELPDPGAENANIAAGAPATDENRAMAGKEDWLVMMGVCTHLGCVPLGDAGDFGGWFCPCHGSHYDTAGRIRKGPAPRNLPVPIAEFVDETTIKLG; encoded by the coding sequence GTGTCCCAAGCAGAAGATCACGCAGGCACCCGGAGGGATTTCCTCTATTACGCCACAGCTGGTACAGGTGCGGTCGCCGTCGGCGCGGCAGTCTGGCCATTGGTCAATCAGTTGAACCCATCCGCAGATGTGAAGGCGCTGTCGTCCATCCGCGTCGATGTGTCCGCTGTTGAGCCAGGTACACAGCTCACGGTCAAATGGTTGGGTAAGCCGGTGTTCATCCGCCGCCGTACCGAAGAAGAAATCGCCAAGGCACGTGACGTTGAAATGTCCGAGCTGCCCGATCCGGGCGCCGAGAACGCCAACATCGCAGCCGGTGCCCCCGCGACGGATGAAAACCGCGCCATGGCCGGTAAAGAAGACTGGCTGGTGATGATGGGCGTCTGTACCCACCTGGGCTGCGTGCCTTTGGGCGACGCAGGTGACTTTGGCGGCTGGTTTTGCCCCTGCCACGGGTCGCACTATGACACTGCGGGCCGTATCCGCAAAGGGCCAGCACCGCGCAACCTGCCGGTGCCAATCGCAGAATTCGTGGATGAAACCACGATCAAACTAGGTTAA
- a CDS encoding FMN-binding negative transcriptional regulator: MHPNPVYHDADTAKNIAFARDRSFGVLAANGSDAPLISHVPFLLNEAGDQADLHLVRSNPIARALKPALPVKLAISGGDSYVSPDWYDVDDQVPTWNYVAVHLTGTLELRPQEELLDLLDRQSAWFEDRLLPKPPWTTAKMNPLTMQKMMRMIVPCRIRITGVDGTWKLSQNKPDAVRLAAADGVEAHGFGAGTGSLADQMRAAKGT; encoded by the coding sequence ATGCACCCGAATCCCGTTTACCACGACGCCGACACCGCCAAGAACATCGCCTTTGCCCGCGACCGCAGCTTTGGCGTGCTCGCAGCCAATGGCAGCGACGCCCCGTTGATCAGCCATGTGCCGTTTTTGCTGAACGAAGCAGGGGATCAGGCGGATCTGCATCTGGTCCGGTCTAACCCGATTGCGCGGGCGCTCAAACCCGCGCTGCCGGTCAAGCTCGCCATCAGCGGGGGCGATAGCTATGTCTCGCCCGACTGGTACGACGTCGACGATCAGGTGCCGACGTGGAACTATGTGGCGGTGCATCTGACCGGCACGCTAGAGCTGCGCCCGCAGGAAGAGCTGCTGGACCTGCTGGATCGCCAGTCTGCCTGGTTCGAGGATCGTCTGCTGCCCAAGCCGCCGTGGACCACCGCCAAGATGAACCCCCTGACCATGCAGAAAATGATGCGCATGATCGTGCCCTGCCGGATCCGGATCACCGGCGTCGACGGGACGTGGAAGCTGAGCCAGAATAAACCCGATGCGGTGCGACTGGCCGCAGCCGACGGGGTAGAGGCGCACGGCTTTGGCGCGGGAACAGGCAGTTTGGCCGACCAGATGCGCGCGGCAAAAGGCACCTGA
- a CDS encoding polyprenyl synthetase family protein: protein MAGFDISLETELTRKPFHAALPHAADLAIGQILHGLGGLDGTVAEAMRYAVTGGKGLRAFLVIESARLHGVMDAQAAPAAGAIEALHAYSLVHDDMPCMDDDALRRGQPTVHVKWDEATAVLAGDALQTLAFELVAATGCGDAERVALVTGLARAAGVRGMVGGQAMDIAAETARQPLTLDQITTLQAGKTGALIEWAATSGPVMAGDDPAALRSYARNLGLAFQIADDILDVEGDAATVGKAVGKDADAGKATFVSLLGLDPARTRARDLVDAACDALSPYGSDAETLRDAARFVISRKS, encoded by the coding sequence TTGGCGGGGTTTGACATCTCGCTTGAGACAGAGCTGACGCGCAAACCGTTTCATGCGGCCTTGCCCCATGCTGCGGATCTGGCGATTGGCCAGATTCTGCACGGGCTTGGCGGGCTGGACGGCACCGTGGCCGAGGCGATGCGCTATGCCGTGACAGGCGGCAAGGGCCTGCGAGCCTTTCTGGTGATCGAAAGCGCGCGGCTGCACGGGGTGATGGACGCGCAGGCCGCCCCCGCCGCCGGCGCGATCGAGGCGCTGCACGCCTATTCGCTGGTGCATGATGACATGCCTTGCATGGATGATGACGCCCTGCGTCGGGGGCAACCCACGGTACATGTGAAATGGGACGAGGCGACGGCGGTTCTGGCGGGCGATGCGCTGCAGACATTGGCGTTTGAACTGGTCGCGGCAACGGGCTGCGGCGACGCTGAACGGGTTGCGCTGGTCACGGGGCTGGCGCGGGCTGCCGGTGTGCGCGGCATGGTGGGCGGGCAGGCGATGGACATCGCCGCCGAAACCGCACGCCAACCGCTGACCCTTGACCAGATCACGACGCTTCAGGCCGGCAAGACCGGTGCGCTGATCGAATGGGCCGCGACCTCGGGGCCGGTGATGGCGGGCGATGATCCCGCTGCGCTACGCAGCTATGCGCGCAACCTCGGGCTGGCGTTCCAGATTGCGGATGACATTCTTGACGTCGAAGGCGATGCCGCCACGGTGGGCAAGGCCGTCGGCAAGGATGCCGATGCGGGCAAGGCGACCTTTGTGTCGCTGCTGGGGCTGGACCCCGCCCGCACCCGTGCCCGTGATCTTGTCGATGCTGCCTGTGATGCCCTGTCCCCCTACGGCAGTGACGCCGAAACCTTGCGAGACGCGGCCCGCTTCGTTATTTCCCGCAAAAGCTGA
- a CDS encoding MarR family winged helix-turn-helix transcriptional regulator — protein MADGRGPSSHTGENLLFLTDEQLRQGIEAMFFAYRGFTADPDKILVDMAYGRAHHRAIHFINRAPGTTVNNLLGILGVTKQSLNRVLRTLIADGLVKSQVGKADKRERHLYLTDAGRALEQTLSDAQRMRMRSAFRDAGPEAVAGFRTVLEAMMDPEMHHCYTRLKENGA, from the coding sequence ATGGCAGACGGACGCGGCCCATCATCACACACGGGCGAGAACCTGCTGTTCCTGACGGATGAACAGCTGCGGCAGGGGATCGAGGCGATGTTCTTTGCCTACCGCGGCTTTACAGCCGACCCTGACAAGATCCTTGTGGATATGGCCTATGGTCGTGCGCACCACCGTGCGATCCACTTTATCAACCGGGCCCCGGGCACGACGGTAAACAATCTTCTGGGGATTTTGGGTGTTACAAAACAATCCCTTAATCGTGTATTGCGCACGCTGATCGCTGATGGTCTTGTCAAAAGCCAAGTGGGAAAAGCAGACAAGCGGGAGCGGCACTTGTATCTGACTGACGCCGGGCGCGCGCTCGAACAGACATTGTCTGATGCACAGCGGATGCGGATGCGCAGTGCGTTCCGCGACGCGGGCCCCGAGGCGGTCGCCGGTTTCCGCACCGTGCTAGAGGCGATGATGGACCCCGAAATGCACCATTGTTACACCCGTCTGAAGGAAAACGGCGCGTGA
- the dxs gene encoding 1-deoxy-D-xylulose-5-phosphate synthase: MTDRPDTPLLDRVNRPADLKNFSDAELVKLSHELRAETISAVSETGGHLGAGLGVVELTVAIHSVFDTPKDKLIWDVSHQCYPHKILTERRDRIRTLRMKDGLSGFTKRSESPYDPFGAAHSSTSISAALGFSVARDLGGNVPEGLGDAIAVIGDGSMSAGMAYEAMNNAGHLKKRMFVILNDNEMSIAPPVGAMSTYLSRLYAEEPFQDFKAAAKGAVSMLPGPFREGAKRAKDMLKGMAVGGTLFEQLGFSYLGPIDGHDLNQLLPVLRTVKARATGPVLIHVITKKGKGYGPAEAARDKGHATAKFNVLTGEQKKAPSNAPSYTRVFADSLIAEAAKDDKICAVTAAMPDGTGLNLFAERYPSRCFDVGIAEQHGVTFSAGLAAGGMKPFCTMYSTFLQRGYDQVVHDVAIQRLPVRFAIDRAGLVGADGATHAGAFDVAFLANLPDFVVMAAADEAELVHMVATAAAYDDGPIAFRFPRGEGAGVTMPERGEPLEIGKGRIIAEGKRVALLSFGTRLSEVEKAAEALRAKGITPTIADARFAKPLDREMILSLAADHEALITIEEGAVGGFGSHVAQLLADEGVFDAGLKYRSMVLPDIFIDQASPADMYAVAGMNAEHIEAKVLDVLGIASIGAQRA; encoded by the coding sequence ATGACCGATAGACCAGATACGCCCCTTTTGGACCGGGTGAACCGCCCTGCCGATCTGAAGAATTTCTCGGATGCAGAGCTGGTGAAACTGTCCCATGAACTGCGGGCAGAGACGATTTCTGCCGTATCAGAGACGGGCGGCCATCTGGGCGCGGGTCTGGGCGTGGTTGAACTGACGGTCGCGATCCATTCGGTGTTCGATACGCCGAAGGACAAACTGATCTGGGACGTGAGCCACCAGTGCTACCCGCATAAGATCCTGACCGAACGCCGCGACCGTATCCGCACCTTGCGTATGAAAGACGGGTTGAGCGGATTTACCAAACGCAGTGAATCCCCCTACGACCCCTTTGGCGCGGCGCATTCGTCGACCTCTATCAGCGCGGCTTTGGGCTTTTCGGTCGCACGGGATCTGGGCGGCAATGTCCCCGAAGGTCTGGGCGATGCGATTGCGGTGATCGGCGATGGGTCGATGTCGGCGGGCATGGCCTATGAGGCGATGAACAACGCGGGCCATTTGAAAAAGCGGATGTTCGTCATCCTGAACGACAACGAGATGTCGATCGCGCCGCCGGTGGGGGCGATGTCGACCTACCTCAGCCGTCTTTATGCCGAAGAGCCGTTTCAGGATTTCAAAGCCGCGGCCAAGGGCGCTGTCAGCATGTTGCCCGGCCCGTTCCGCGAAGGGGCCAAGCGCGCCAAGGATATGCTCAAAGGCATGGCCGTGGGCGGTACGTTGTTCGAACAGCTTGGGTTTTCCTATCTCGGACCGATTGACGGGCATGACCTGAACCAGTTGCTGCCGGTGTTGCGCACGGTCAAGGCGCGGGCGACGGGGCCGGTGCTGATCCATGTGATCACCAAAAAGGGCAAGGGGTATGGCCCCGCCGAAGCCGCCCGTGACAAGGGCCACGCGACCGCCAAGTTCAATGTGCTGACGGGCGAGCAGAAGAAAGCGCCGTCAAACGCGCCCAGCTATACCCGCGTCTTTGCGGACAGCCTGATCGCCGAGGCCGCAAAAGACGACAAGATCTGCGCCGTGACGGCCGCGATGCCGGATGGGACAGGGCTGAACCTTTTCGCCGAACGCTACCCCAGCCGGTGCTTTGACGTGGGCATCGCGGAACAGCACGGTGTGACATTCTCTGCCGGATTGGCGGCGGGCGGGATGAAGCCGTTCTGCACGATGTATTCGACCTTCCTGCAGCGCGGTTATGATCAGGTGGTGCATGACGTGGCGATCCAGCGCTTGCCGGTGCGCTTTGCGATTGATCGCGCGGGGTTGGTCGGGGCGGATGGGGCCACTCATGCCGGTGCCTTTGACGTGGCGTTTTTGGCGAACCTGCCCGATTTCGTCGTGATGGCTGCCGCGGATGAGGCAGAGCTGGTGCATATGGTGGCCACGGCGGCGGCCTATGACGACGGGCCGATTGCCTTCCGCTTCCCACGAGGTGAAGGCGCGGGCGTGACCATGCCCGAACGCGGCGAACCGCTGGAGATCGGCAAGGGGCGCATCATCGCCGAGGGCAAGCGCGTGGCGCTGCTGTCCTTTGGCACGCGCCTGTCAGAGGTGGAAAAAGCCGCCGAGGCGCTGCGGGCCAAGGGCATCACGCCGACCATTGCCGACGCCCGCTTTGCCAAGCCGCTTGACCGCGAGATGATCCTGTCGCTGGCCGCCGATCACGAGGCGCTGATCACCATCGAAGAGGGTGCAGTCGGCGGTTTTGGCAGCCATGTGGCACAGCTTCTGGCGGATGAGGGCGTGTTCGACGCAGGGCTGAAATACCGGTCTATGGTGCTGCCCGATATCTTTATCGATCAGGCGAGCCCCGCGGATATGTATGCAGTCGCGGGGATGAACGCCGAACATATCGAGGCCAAAGTGCTGGATGTGCTGGGCATCGCCAGCATCGGGGCGCAGCGGGCCTGA
- a CDS encoding cytochrome c1: MTMIKKTFLSAVVALGFAGSAAFAAGGEAHVEDFDFSFEGPFGSFDANQLQRGLQIYTEVCSACHGMKFVPIRTLADEGGPHLPEDQVRAYAANFDIFDPELDDTRPGTPVDHFPESALDTAPDLSLMAKKRAGFHGPYGLGINQFFKGIGGPEYIASLLTGYEEAPACAPEDFPGHYNTAFPSGGIPESCKDENGHATIEGSWIAMAPPLYGDDVTYNDGHDSDLHHEAEDVAAFLMWTAEPKMMARKQAGFAGVLFLTLLSVLLYLTNKRLWAPVKHKED, encoded by the coding sequence ATGACAATGATCAAGAAAACCTTCCTTTCGGCTGTTGTCGCCTTGGGCTTTGCAGGTTCCGCTGCTTTCGCCGCCGGTGGTGAAGCGCATGTCGAAGACTTTGACTTCTCTTTCGAAGGGCCTTTCGGGTCCTTCGATGCCAACCAGCTGCAACGCGGTCTGCAAATCTATACCGAGGTCTGCTCTGCCTGCCACGGCATGAAGTTTGTGCCGATCCGTACACTTGCGGATGAAGGTGGCCCCCACCTTCCCGAAGATCAGGTCCGTGCCTATGCCGCGAACTTTGATATCTTCGACCCCGAGCTGGACGACACACGCCCCGGCACGCCGGTTGACCATTTCCCTGAGTCCGCGTTGGATACCGCGCCCGATCTCAGCTTGATGGCCAAGAAGCGCGCCGGTTTCCACGGGCCCTATGGTCTGGGGATCAACCAGTTCTTCAAAGGCATCGGCGGACCCGAATATATCGCGTCGCTTTTGACTGGCTACGAAGAAGCCCCAGCCTGTGCCCCCGAGGATTTCCCCGGTCACTACAACACGGCGTTCCCAAGCGGCGGTATCCCCGAATCTTGTAAGGACGAGAATGGCCACGCCACAATCGAAGGCAGCTGGATCGCGATGGCACCCCCGCTGTACGGTGATGACGTGACCTATAACGACGGCCACGATTCTGACCTGCACCACGAAGCCGAAGATGTTGCGGCCTTCCTGATGTGGACCGCCGAGCCCAAGATGATGGCACGCAAGCAAGCCGGTTTTGCTGGCGTTCTGTTCCTGACGCTGTTGTCGGTATTGCTGTATCTGACCAACAAACGTCTGTGGGCGCCTGTGAAACACAAGGAAGACTGA
- a CDS encoding glutathione S-transferase: MKLSYSPTSPYVRKVMVLLHETGQIEDVTLENISTTPLAPDAALLPNNPLAKVPALVRDEGPALYDSRVICAYLDDRAGGKLYPTGSRRWDTLTLEATADGMLDAALSMVYEGRMRPEGKQMPEWGEGQWSKIERACAALNTRWISQLSGPLDMGQIAVGCALGYLDFRHDARNWRKGNDALADWARRFDSRASMQATAPPAG; encoded by the coding sequence GTGAAACTATCCTATTCCCCGACATCGCCCTATGTCCGCAAGGTCATGGTATTGCTGCATGAAACCGGCCAGATCGAAGATGTGACGCTTGAAAATATCTCGACCACGCCGCTGGCGCCTGATGCCGCGCTGCTGCCGAACAACCCGCTGGCCAAGGTCCCGGCACTGGTGCGCGACGAGGGGCCCGCGCTGTATGATAGCCGTGTGATTTGCGCCTATCTGGATGATCGCGCGGGCGGCAAGCTGTACCCGACCGGCAGCCGCCGCTGGGACACGCTGACGCTTGAGGCAACGGCGGATGGTATGCTCGATGCGGCGCTATCGATGGTCTACGAGGGCCGGATGCGCCCCGAAGGCAAGCAGATGCCAGAATGGGGCGAGGGTCAGTGGTCCAAGATCGAACGGGCCTGCGCGGCGCTGAACACACGCTGGATCAGTCAGCTTTCCGGTCCGCTGGATATGGGGCAGATCGCCGTCGGCTGCGCCTTGGGATACCTTGATTTCCGGCATGACGCGCGCAATTGGCGCAAGGGAAACGACGCCTTGGCCGATTGGGCGCGCCGCTTTGATTCGCGTGCATCCATGCAGGCCACTGCCCCTCCGGCAGGATAA
- the petB gene encoding cytochrome b → MAGIPHDHYEPKSNGEKWLHTRLPVVGLLYDTLMIPTPKNLNWMWIWGIVLTFCLALQIVTGIVLAMHYTPHVDVAFSSVEHIMRNVNGGYMLRYLHMNGASLFFVAVYAHIFRGLYYGSYKAPREITWIVGMLIYLLMMATGFMGYVLPWGQMSFWGATVITGLFGAIPFIGESLQTLLLGGPAVDNATLNRFFSLHYLLPFVIAGLVIVHIWAFHTTGNNNPTGVEVRRTSKEDAEKDTLPFWPYFVMKDLFALAVILVVFFAIVGFMPNYLGHPDNYIEANPLSTPAHIVPEWYFLPFYAILRAFTAEVWVVQIASFVTGGIIDAKFFGVLAMFGAIAVMALVPWLDTSSVRSGRYRPMFKWWFALLVIDFFALMWLGAMPAEEPYASFSLIASAYWFAYFLVILPLLGVIEKPAPQPETIEADFDAHYAPKTGGTKTLVKPAE, encoded by the coding sequence ATGGCTGGAATTCCTCACGACCATTACGAGCCGAAATCTAACGGAGAGAAGTGGCTGCACACCCGTCTTCCCGTTGTTGGGCTGCTGTATGACACATTGATGATCCCGACACCGAAGAACCTGAACTGGATGTGGATCTGGGGCATTGTTCTGACGTTCTGTCTGGCACTGCAAATCGTGACCGGCATCGTGCTGGCGATGCACTACACCCCCCATGTCGATGTCGCGTTCTCGAGCGTTGAACACATCATGCGGAACGTGAACGGCGGCTACATGCTGCGCTATCTGCACATGAATGGCGCGTCGCTGTTCTTTGTTGCGGTCTACGCGCACATCTTCCGCGGCCTGTACTACGGGTCGTATAAAGCGCCACGTGAAATCACGTGGATCGTCGGCATGCTGATCTACCTTCTGATGATGGCAACCGGCTTTATGGGCTATGTTCTGCCTTGGGGTCAGATGTCGTTCTGGGGCGCTACGGTTATCACCGGTCTGTTCGGTGCGATCCCGTTCATCGGGGAAAGCCTGCAAACGCTTCTGCTGGGCGGGCCTGCGGTCGATAACGCCACGCTGAACCGTTTCTTCAGCTTGCACTACCTGCTGCCCTTCGTGATTGCCGGTCTGGTGATCGTGCACATCTGGGCGTTCCACACCACCGGGAACAACAACCCCACTGGGGTCGAGGTTCGTCGCACAAGCAAGGAAGACGCAGAGAAAGACACGCTGCCCTTCTGGCCCTACTTCGTGATGAAAGACCTGTTCGCGCTGGCCGTGATCCTGGTTGTTTTCTTTGCGATCGTGGGTTTCATGCCGAACTATCTGGGCCACCCCGATAACTATATCGAGGCGAACCCGCTTTCGACGCCTGCGCACATTGTGCCTGAATGGTACTTCCTGCCGTTCTACGCGATCCTGCGTGCCTTTACTGCCGAAGTCTGGGTTGTTCAGATTGCGTCCTTCGTGACCGGTGGCATCATCGACGCCAAGTTCTTTGGTGTTCTGGCGATGTTCGGTGCGATCGCGGTGATGGCACTGGTGCCTTGGCTGGACACATCCTCGGTGCGTTCGGGCCGCTATCGTCCCATGTTCAAGTGGTGGTTCGCGCTGCTGGTGATCGACTTCTTCGCGCTGATGTGGCTGGGTGCCATGCCTGCGGAAGAGCCATATGCCAGCTTCTCGCTGATCGCTTCGGCCTATTGGTTCGCATACTTCCTGGTGATCCTGCCGCTTCTGGGTGTGATCGAGAAACCAGCGCCGCAGCCTGAAACCATCGAAGCCGACTTTGACGCGCATTACGCGCCAAAAACCGGCGGCACCAAGACGCTGGTCAAGCCAGCAGAGTAA
- a CDS encoding exodeoxyribonuclease VII small subunit translates to MTDTPVEEMSFEAAMAELEKVLGQLERGDVALDESISLYERGAKLKKRCETKLKEAEEKVAQITLDGDGNPVGVAPVGGV, encoded by the coding sequence ATGACGGATACTCCGGTAGAAGAGATGAGCTTTGAGGCAGCGATGGCCGAACTGGAAAAGGTTCTGGGCCAGCTGGAACGCGGCGATGTGGCGCTGGATGAAAGCATTTCGCTTTACGAACGCGGGGCCAAGCTCAAGAAGCGCTGCGAGACCAAGCTGAAGGAAGCCGAGGAAAAAGTCGCGCAGATCACGTTGGACGGCGACGGCAACCCTGTCGGAGTGGCACCTGTTGGCGGGGTTTGA